The sequence TCCTAAGGAGTCAATTAATTCGTGGCATCTATTGAAAGCGTTCTATCCATGCAATAGGTAAGCGGCGAGGGCGGCCATTAGCATTGATAATTGCTGCCTCTACCTCGGCGCCAACCAATAATTTATCACCGCGTAAAATTTTCTGCTGCATTTTAACCCGAGCTGCACTTACATGGCTAATGGTTGTTTCAACACATAAAATGTCGTCGATTTTAGCAGGAGAAGCAAAATCAAGCGACATGCGGCGCACAATCCAAGCCACTGCCTCATTGGGGCCAGCTTCCGCCATAATATGATGATGAATATCAGAAAGGCGTAAAAATTCCGTGCGGCCACGCTCGAAAAACTCAAGATAGCGACCGTGATAGACGACGCCTGAAAAGTCAGTGTCTGCATAATAAACGCGCACCATCAGCTGATGTATACCATCTTTAATTTCACCGCAAAAGGCAATATTTTTTTGATTGTCGCTCATATCTATCATAATCATTTCTCTTTTTGTTTTTGCGGCTTTATTGCGTTTTTGACGGTTAAGGTAAAGCAGGCTTAATCGCTTTCCTCATCATCAAAAAGACCAATTTGAGCAGCCCCTACCATATTTTCAGGCGCACGCAGACCCAAATGCCGCCATGCATTTTGCGTCAATACTCGTCCTCGCGGTGTACGCTGGATAAAGCCTTGTTGAATTAGGTAAGGCTCGATAATATCTTCAATAGCATCACGCGGTTCTGATAATCCTGCGGCAATAGTTTCAATACCGACAGGGCCGCCGCCGAAGTTTTGCGCAATCATGAATAAATAGCGGCGGTCAAGTTGGTCTAGTCCAAGGCTATCAACCTCAAGCCGCGATAAGGATTCATCAGCAATTTTACGGTCGATTATATTTGTTTTGGCAACCAAGGCAAAATCACGCACGCGGCGCAATAAGCGGCCAGCAATACGTGGTGTACCACGCGCGCGGCGGGCAATTTCACGCGCCCCATCATCGGTGATCTGCATATGCATGATGCGGGCGCCGCGCCGCACAATGAGTTCCAACTCATCCACCGTATAAAAATTTAGCCGTACCGGAATACCAAAACGGTCACGCAGCGGTGTAGTGAGCAACCCAAGACGGGTGGTGGCAGCAACGAGGGTAAAGCGTGCTAAGTCAATTTTAACCGAGCGTGCAGCTGGTCCTTCACCAATGATAAGATCAAGCTGAAAATCTTCCATTGCCGGATAGAGAATTTCTTCAACTGCTGGGCTTAACCGATGGATTTCATCAATAAACAATACATCGCGTTCTTCCAAGTTGGTTAACAGCGATGCAAGATCACCAGCTTTAGCGATAACAGGACCAGAGGTTGAACGGAAATTAACCCCTAATTCTTTTGCCATGATTTGAGCAAGGGTGGTTTTACCAAGCCCGGGAGGACCAACAAATAAAACATGGTCTAATGCTTCATTGCGCACTTTTGCGGCTTCAATAAAAATTTTAAGATTAGCGCGGGCGGCTGCTTGGCCAACAAAATCATCAAGGGTTTGCGGGCGTAAACTTGTGTCGGTATCTTCCCCGCGCTTATCAGCGGCAATTAATCTATCGGGCTTTTCCATGTTTATTTACCTTGATAATTCTTTAAGCCCAAGCCGAATAAGGGTGGCAGATTCTGCTTCATCGCCAGCTTGCTTCAAGGCACTTGCTACGGCATTGGCGGCCTGTTCGCGTGAATAGCCAAGATTAGTAAGCGCAGAAACAGCATCGGAAACGGAAGAGGGGGCGTTTGCACTGCCAATATCTTCAAGCATGCCAAAATTTTCATTGCTAATGGTCGAAAAAGCAGGGGCCTTGCCTTGCAACTCCGTAATCATACGCTCTGCCACTTTTTTGCCAACTCCTGGTGCGCGTGAAATCATCGCAACATCACGCAAGGCAATGGCATTGGCAAGTTCGCCAGCACTCAAGGTTGCAATCACTGCAAGGGCAACTTTTGCACCAACGCCTTGCACATTTTGCAAAATTTTAAACCATTCTTGATCAAGCTTGGTGGTAAAGCCATAAAGACGGATAAAATCTTCACGTACATGGGTTTCAATAAAAAGTGTTACCGCTTCACCGATTGAACCTAAGGTCGCTAGCGTGCGGTTGGACAAAAATACGACATAGCCCACACCATGGACATCAAGAATGATATGATCATCGCCAATTTCGTCAATAATACCCTTGAGCTTACCAATCATATATTCACCTTTATGCACTTACCCGCATGCGGGCTTTTAATGACAATGTTTGGCGATTATGCGAATGACAAATAGCAATAGCCAAAGCATCTGCTGCATCGTTTGAGTCAAAGGTTGCGCGTGGCATTAAAACCTTTACCATCATATGAATTTGTTGCTTTTCGCCATGACCAACGCCAATCACCGCCTTTTTAACAGCATTAGGCGCATATTCACTAACAGGCAAGCCATAAAGCGCAGGAACTAGCATGGCAATGCCCCGTGCTTGACCAAGTTTAAGGGTAGCGGTTGCATCCTTATTAACAAAAGTATGCTCAACCGCTGCTTCACTTGGCGCAAATTCGCGTAGTACCTTAAATAAACCATCATGCAATTGGCAAAGACGTGTAGCAAGATCACATTTATCATCTGATTTAACTGTGCCGGCGCCAATGAAGCTAAGCTTATTGCCTTCGCTTTCAATTATACCCCAACCAGTATTGCGCAATCCTGGATCTATGCCAACAATTCGAATCATTTTTAACCTATGCCCTTATTTGATACTCTTTTAGCATGGTAATTGTAATAAGTGAACAAAAGGGAAACGAAAAAGCAGTCGCGCCAAAATAAGGACAATAAATGAAAGTGGTGAACAACGAATATCGACAAATTACAAGAAAAATAAACCTATTTATCAGCTTTGCTCTTCAAACCCTTGTGGGACATAAGCAACACGGGCGTAATTTTTGGTTACCAACTCCCTTGATAATTCTCGTCCTATCTGCCCTTTTTCGTTGCAAATGCGCCAAATTTCGTTGCGGCGAAAAAACATGCCATTGGTTTCACGAATAAAGGCATGGTTTTCTTCTATAACGTGATAGCGGTAGGGTAGGTCATCAGAGCAACGCAATTCGCCTTCTAAACATTTTTCAGAAAACCATAAGCGAATTTGAAACGTATGGTTGGTATTATTTTTAAATTGGTAATCTCGGTAATTATAAAATACCGTTGCACCGCTACCAAAAGGTAACACACGTCCATCATCAGGAAAGGGATCATAAGAATGATGATAACGTTCGGTAACAGTGAGGGGAGAATGGATAACCAGCCAATGAATAAGGTTGGAAATTTGGCAAATGCCACCACCAATACCGGCACGCGGCTTACCAAAGGATATTTCCATACCTTCTAAAAATCCACGTTTTTCAGTTGGTTTACCAACACGACGACAAAAAGAAAAGGTTTCCCCCGGTTTAATGATTAGGCCATCAATTGTTTGGATTGCAATTTTTAAATTGGTTACCTTATTGCGTTGCAGTTGCATATCGCTTTCACCAAGCTTTTTTAACAAAACCGATTGGTGTTTTTTGACACGGTAGGGTAAAAATTCACTTTTTTGGTGCTTGGCATAGAGCCTGCCATCGCAATACCACAAGCATTGCCGCCATGAACGGCGTAAAAATACTGATATTTTATATAAAATAGGATGATAGCTGCTAAGCGGTTTACGTGCCACAATATTGCCTATATTTTAAATAGAGTTAAATAATGTATAAATTGATATTTTCCACAGCAGATATAAATGAAAAGGTAGAAGAATATACCTATCTGTTTAATCTGAAGATATATTTAAATCTATATTATGCAAATAATTATTTTTCCAAAATAATGTTTAGAGACGTTTATAAGGAAAACAATTATTATAGTGAAGATTTAGGTGGCAATAGCGGTTTAGATATTTGGATTACCCAATGCTCATTATATAATGGGCCGATGGCGTTAAAAGATGTACAAGAAATACATTTCAATAGGTGTGATAATCGATTTGCAGTAAGTATCAAATCTGCATCTGACAAAATTTATCTGCAATGTTGGCGCTTAGAAATATATCAGCATAACCAAGATCGCATCACATTTTTTCCATCAATTGATGAAGACCGTCTCCCTATATTTGATAGAAAAGGGCAAGTTACTATAAATTAACTTGTTAAAAATATGTATGATATTGTTTTTTCAACCGACGATATAAATCAAGATCAAGAAGAATATATATATGTTTTTGATACGGTGAAAGTTTTAAATCTTTATTTTGTTAATAATCATTTTTCAAAATTATTGTTTCGAGATGTAAGTATGGAAATGGTTGCTTTAGTGAAAAAGGCGCGAAGGATATTTGGGTGTTTGAATGTTCGCACTATAAGGGACCTTTGGCATTATTCGATGTGCAGGAAATCTTATTCCATAGGCATCAAGAAGGGTTTCAAATATGTATAAATGCGTTGGCGGGCAAGATTGATTTGCAATGTTGGCGATTGGAAATATACCAACACAAACAGGATCGGCTTACGTTTTTCCCCTCGATTGATGCTCATCGTCTTCCGATATTTAACCAAAAACAGACACTTAGAAAAAAGTAAAATAGGCTAATTGGGGGGATTAATTTACGATAGCTTCCCCATAGTCAAAGAAGTCTATTCCATAAAAGCTGCCTTGAATTAGATAAAGGTTGTAAATTTTCTAAAAGCGTTGGGTTTTGAGTAAAAATAAGTATGAGCTTATTGATAAACTGATATATTTACCTTTTAGTAATTTACTTCATAGTTTTGTATAATATTTTGTACTTCTTGCTTTAATATTAATAAATTTATGGGATAACCAATTAAAGATGCATCCGCAAAAGGAAAGTAATTTGATAAATAGGTATTTTACGCAACAAGATATATTAGAAAATAACGTAACGGTTGAAATATTTGAGTATTACGCGAAGACTGAAGATTTGAATTACGTTGACGTTATGAAAATATTTATTAAAATTTTAGAAAGTATAACAACTCAAATTAATCATGTTTTTTTTCAATATATAGAATGTGCTAAAGAATTTTATCATGGACCACATGTGGGAGATGAAAAGTTTCTTGAGGAAAAAAGATTGAGTTTATGGGAAGAAATGGGTGAAGACTCGACAAATCAGTTATATACAGATGGTAAACCTATAACCTATGTTTTATTTAGTGAAAAAGTCGCAATTGAAATGCGCTGCGAATTATTATGCCTACTTATTCCTTATTTTATTTTTGATATACTTAATTTGAATCTCAATAATTGGCAATATATAGAGCCTTGTGTTGCAGAATATTACGGCGAAATTTCAAAAGCATAGCTTAAATTTTAATTTATCTTAGCTTCTAACGTCCAGAGGATTTGGATAAGATTATATCCTCTGTGCGCTTTTTTTGAAGTTTTTATGCTTATGAATTCCGATCAAAATTAGCTTTTTAGGGCTTGCGTCTTGTCATTGCGCCGCTCATTAAAAATGAGCCAAAGATTACGAATATAAATAAATAAGCCTGCACCTTGACCCAAAATAAACACTGGTTCTTTACGGCTAATGGCATAAACAAATAGGATTAAACCGCCGCCAAGGGAAAAAAACC comes from Bartonella sp. HY038 and encodes:
- the ruvB gene encoding Holliday junction branch migration DNA helicase RuvB — translated: MEKPDRLIAADKRGEDTDTSLRPQTLDDFVGQAAARANLKIFIEAAKVRNEALDHVLFVGPPGLGKTTLAQIMAKELGVNFRSTSGPVIAKAGDLASLLTNLEERDVLFIDEIHRLSPAVEEILYPAMEDFQLDLIIGEGPAARSVKIDLARFTLVAATTRLGLLTTPLRDRFGIPVRLNFYTVDELELIVRRGARIMHMQITDDGAREIARRARGTPRIAGRLLRRVRDFALVAKTNIIDRKIADESLSRLEVDSLGLDQLDRRYLFMIAQNFGGGPVGIETIAAGLSEPRDAIEDIIEPYLIQQGFIQRTPRGRVLTQNAWRHLGLRAPENMVGAAQIGLFDDEESD
- a CDS encoding VanW family protein, which codes for MARKPLSSYHPILYKISVFLRRSWRQCLWYCDGRLYAKHQKSEFLPYRVKKHQSVLLKKLGESDMQLQRNKVTNLKIAIQTIDGLIIKPGETFSFCRRVGKPTEKRGFLEGMEISFGKPRAGIGGGICQISNLIHWLVIHSPLTVTERYHHSYDPFPDDGRVLPFGSGATVFYNYRDYQFKNNTNHTFQIRLWFSEKCLEGELRCSDDLPYRYHVIEENHAFIRETNGMFFRRNEIWRICNEKGQIGRELSRELVTKNYARVAYVPQGFEEQS
- the ybgC gene encoding tol-pal system-associated acyl-CoA thioesterase, with amino-acid sequence MIDMSDNQKNIAFCGEIKDGIHQLMVRVYYADTDFSGVVYHGRYLEFFERGRTEFLRLSDIHHHIMAEAGPNEAVAWIVRRMSLDFASPAKIDDILCVETTISHVSAARVKMQQKILRGDKLLVGAEVEAAIINANGRPRRLPIAWIERFQ
- a CDS encoding lipid-A-disaccharide synthase N-terminal domain-containing protein, which produces MFDALGAWFHEVFVAQMDWWAVIGYCGQLMFTMRFVVQWLASERAKRSIVPVAFWFFSLGGGLILFVYAISRKEPVFILGQGAGLFIYIRNLWLIFNERRNDKTQALKS
- the ruvA gene encoding Holliday junction branch migration protein RuvA, producing the protein MIGKLKGIIDEIGDDHIILDVHGVGYVVFLSNRTLATLGSIGEAVTLFIETHVREDFIRLYGFTTKLDQEWFKILQNVQGVGAKVALAVIATLSAGELANAIALRDVAMISRAPGVGKKVAERMITELQGKAPAFSTISNENFGMLEDIGSANAPSSVSDAVSALTNLGYSREQAANAVASALKQAGDEAESATLIRLGLKELSR
- the ruvC gene encoding crossover junction endodeoxyribonuclease RuvC, translating into MIRIVGIDPGLRNTGWGIIESEGNKLSFIGAGTVKSDDKCDLATRLCQLHDGLFKVLREFAPSEAAVEHTFVNKDATATLKLGQARGIAMLVPALYGLPVSEYAPNAVKKAVIGVGHGEKQQIHMMVKVLMPRATFDSNDAADALAIAICHSHNRQTLSLKARMRVSA